One Fusarium falciforme chromosome 1, complete sequence genomic window carries:
- a CDS encoding Zn(2)-C6 fungal-type domain-containing protein yields the protein MFRHLMSAKVRSNAGCWTCRLRRKKCDEKRPVCDGCGALEITCHYEDEKPEWMDGGPKQKAMAEKIKAQVKKQASQRRDRKYMEMLEAGTRNVTLQNGEHDAAMSAASDTDPPSGHDVGSTPASSNTSGASPPDMPWHSHFSVRTEDHSNATGASTEVHFIMIYLDYVFPHLFPFYRPPILAGGRGWVLDVLQSNKSVWHTAISLTSYFFSIVMANGEKQHEECTNRMVHQLQSQLEMGLRELQREMSAVNHTSSAAGVRDKLLVLQAILQMLIFEVSTSNKDHWRMHLDAALTMFQQILPQPEQWGETIEALYSYRWPPPEMGIRRPFSTSQAALRFFTANILYIDVMSSITLEQAPRLQKYQAQVIPGCRAHTSPEEMRISGSLFMEEYIGLQNWVVQMIGDIAALDAWKKEQRKANSLSMTELVQRGKVMEDAIKGGLSVLEAQFASCSPTIDPILNRVVAEPAPLSHMPDSKAKEAPGLAINNIIWLQAAHTYLHVVISGWQPSCPEIRCSVSRMTSLLMDLPTNTCLRTLVWPFCIAGCLSPPEDEDKYRAMIERMGPLNVFGTAREALEVMEKVWAQRDQIDESWDVAKCLRILGHGVLLI from the coding sequence ATGTTCCGCCATCTTATGTCCGCCAAGGTGCGCTCCAACGCCGGCTGCTGGACCTGTCGCCTGCGCCGCAAAAAGTGCGACGAGAAGAGGCCCGTCTGCGACGGCTGCGGCGCCCTCGAGATCACCTGCCACTATGAGGACGAGAAGCCCGAATGGATGGACGGCGGGCCAAAGCAAAaggccatggctgagaagatcaaggcccaggtcaagaagcaggccaGCCAGCGCCGCGACCGCAAGTACATGGAGATGCTTGAGGCCGGCACGCGCAACGTCACCCTCCAGAACGGCGAGCACGATGCCGCCATGTCTGCTGCTTCTGATACGGATCCTCCTTCTGGCCACGACGTGGGCTCGACTCCGGCTTCCAGCAACACCAGTGGCGCGTCGCCTCCTGATATGCCCTGGCACAGCCACTTCTCGGTTCGCACAGAGGACCACTCCAACGCTACTGGAGCAAGCACTGAAGTTCACTTTATCATGATCTACCTCGACTATGTCTTTCCCCATCTCTTCCCCTTCTACCGTCCACCGATTCTTGCCGGCGGTCGAGGCTGGGTCCTCGACGTGCTGCAGAGCAACAAGTCTGTCTGGCACACAGCCATCTCGCTCACATCCTACTTCTTCAGCATCGTCATGGCCAATGGCGAGAAGCAACACGAGGAGTGTACCAACCGAATGGTCCACCAGTTGCAGTCCCAGCTTGAGATGGGTCTACGGGAACTGCAGCGTGAGATGAGCGCCGTCAACCACACGTCATCTGCCGCCGGCGTCCGTGACAAGCTCCTGGTCCTCCAGGCCATCCTACAGATGCTCATCTTTGAAGTGTCCACCAGTAACAAGGACCATTGGAGGATGCACCTCGACGCCGCTCTCACAATGTTCCAGCAGATCCTGCCTCAGCCCGAGCAATGGGGTGAGACCATAGAGGCCCTCTACAGCTATCGTTGGCCACCGCCAGAGATGGGAATACGCAGACCCTTCAGTACCAGCCAAGCTGCCCTGCGTTTCTTCACAGCCAACATCCTCTACATCGACGTCATGTCCAGCATCACACTTGAGCAGGCCCCGCGTCTACAAAAGTACCAGGCGCAGGTCATTCCAGGCTGCAGAGCTCACACTTCACCAGAAGAGATGCGCATCTCTGGTTCGCTCTTTATGGAGGAGTACATTGGTCTTCAGAACTGGGTCGTCCAGATGATCGGCGACATTGCCGCTCTGGATGCTTGGAAGAAGGAGCAGAGGAAAGCAAACTCTCTGTCGATGACTGAGCTTGTCCAGCGTGGTAAAGTCATGGAGGATGCCATCAAGGGTGGTCTCAGTGTCCTCGAGGCTCAGTTTGCATCCTGCAGTCCCACCATCGATCCCATCCTAAACAGGGTCGTGGCCGAGCCTGCGCCTCTATCCCATATGCCCgactccaaggccaaggaggctcctggcctcgccatcaacaacatcatctgGCTGCAAGCCGCACACACCTACCTCCATGTCGTCATCTCTGGCTGGCAACCCTCTTGCCCAGAGATCCGATGCTCCGTCTCCCGCATGACCTCTCTCCTGATGGACCTCCCCACAAACACCTGCCTGAGAACCCTGGTCTGGCCATTCTGCATTGCAGGTTGTCTCTCACCgcccgaggacgaggacaagtACCGTGCAATGATAGAGCGCATGGGGCCCTTAAATGTGTTTGGCACGGCTAGGGAGGCGCTCGAGGTCATGGAAAAGGTTTGGGCTCAACGAGATCAGATTGATGAGAGTTGGGACGTGGCCAAATGCCTTCGGATTTTGGGACATGGAGTTTTGCTGATTTGA
- a CDS encoding ENTH domain-containing protein: MDLNDLKSTVSNLTLYDLKAGFRKAQNAVMNFTEMEAKVREATNNEPWGASSTLMQEIANGTFNYQTLNEIMPMIYRRFTEKAAEEWRQIYKALQLLEFLIKHGSERVIDDARGHISLLKMLRQFHFIDQNGKDQGINVRNRAKELAELLSDVDRIRSERKKARATKNKYTGVEGGATFGGGFSSGSSGRYGGFGSESADYGGGSSGGANFGGYSGGVYGDGGGFGGQSDDWREGGGSGSGSRADRFEEYDEFDEDERPAPASRAAAKRPERAPAAKKAAEPPKKKEPEVDLFSFDDTAPASSSAAPAASSFAAMAPTNTAAASAPADDDDEFDDFQSATPAAQPAASSNFAQTAAPAVTSAASTTAHFAAPQPQSAPQQADISQMVSMASISPANSARGTPGVNYSAFSIPAAAPAAAPAAQQGGFQSGPNYFGTVQAQPAKPASVSGLPGMSSASNAPTTMANMKPVTSPGAKPPAAGGDAFGALWGKASAGIKKSSTPTAGPTMGQLAKEKSSAGIWGAPSAGSSSGNAAPKTGGSAMDDLLG, from the exons ATGGATCTCAACGACTTGAAGAGCACGGTCTCGAACCTGACCTTGTATGACCTCAAGGCTGGATTTCGAAAGGCCCAAAATG CTGTTATGAACTTTACTGAGATGGAGGCAAAG GTTCGCGAGGCGACGAACAACGAACCCTGGGGAGCCTCCTCCACCCTGATGCAAGAGATTGCCAACGGCACCTTCAACTA CCAAACCCTCAACGAGATCATGCCCATGATCTATCGTCGCTTCACCGAgaaggccgccgaggagTGGCGTCAGATTTACAAGGCCCTCCAACTACTCGAGTTCCTCATCAAGCACGGCTCCGAGCGCGTGATTGATGATGCCCGGGGACACATCTCCCTCCTCAAGATGCTCCGCCAATTCCATTTTATTGATCAGAACGGAAAGGACCAGGGTATCAATGTGCGCAACAGGGCCAAGGAGCTTGCCGAGCTCCTAAGCGACGTCGACCGCATCCGATCCGAGCGCAAGAAGGCGCGTGCGACCAAGAACAAGTATACTGGCGTCGAAGGTGGCGCGACCTTTGGCGGCGGCTTCTCGAGTGGCAGCTCTGGTCGCTATGGCGGCTTTGGCAGCGAGAGTGCCGACTATGGCGGTGGTAGCAGCGGCGGTGCCAACTTTGGTGGTTACTCTGGAGGTGTCTATGGGGATGGCGGTGGTTTCGGTGGCCAGAGCGACGATTGGCGagagggcggcggcagcggcagcggtaGCAGAGCTGACCGATTCGAAGAGTATGATGagtttgacgaggatgagaggCCAGCTCCTGCATCCCGAGCTGCTGCGAAGAGACCAGAGCGAGCCCcggcggccaagaaggcagCTGAgcctcccaagaagaaggagcctgAGGTGGACCTGTTCTCTTTCGATGATACTGCGCCGGCATCATCCTCTGCGGCGCCGGCCGCGTCCAGCTTTGCTGCTATGGCTCCTACTaacaccgccgccgcctcagCGCCAgcggacgacgacgacgagtttGACGACTTCCAGTCTGCTACTCCTGCGGCCCAGCCTGCAGCCTCCAGCAACTTTGCTCAGACCGCTGCGCCCGCCGTGACATCGGCAGCTTCTACAACTGCTCACTTTGCTGCTCCCCAACCCCAGTCGGCCCCCCAGCAGGCCGACATCAGCCAGATGGTCAGCATGGCGTCAATCTCACCCGCGAATAGCGCCAGGGGCACTCCCGGAGTCAACTACTCTGCCTTTAGCATTCCTGCTGCCGCTCCTGCTGCCGCCCCTGCCGCCCAGCAAGGAGGCTTCCAGTCCGGGCCCAACTACTTTGGCACCGTTCAAGCGCAACCCGCGAAGCCCGCCTCGGTGTCTGGCCTGCCAGGCATGTCTAGTGCTTCCAACGCACCAACCACCATGGCCAACATGAAGCCCGTCACCAGCCCCGGAGCCAAGCCCcctgctgctggaggagaTGCCTTTGGTGCTCTTTGGGGCAAGGCAAGTGCCGGCATCAAGAAGTCCAGCACGCCCACCGCTGGGCCTACCATGGGCcagctggccaaggagaagagcagTGCCGGAATCTGGGGTGCCCCCTCCGCGGGCTCCTCTAGCGGCAACGCGGCGCCCAAGACTGGCGGCTCTGCCATGGACGATCTCCTGGGCTGA